The Acidianus infernus genome window below encodes:
- a CDS encoding amidohydrolase — protein MEVFNKTYTLKNCSFVVDSEKVLENVNIVIDNDKIKNVGKEIEGDEIDCSEYVVTPGFVNSHTHSAMIFLRGYYDDSELQEWLDKMWEKERSAGKNILRLSSELAVLEMLSSGTTAFVDMYFNPEDIIEISQQYGIRAAAGYTFLDKIFDPEEVAKMQRRLRETNLFKPIINVHSIYAVNEKTLLLAKDLAEEQNTWINIHLSETRKEIYETKLRKGKFPVEYLRSLGITKFQAVHLGWVASWEIDMLKDSVAVTHCPTSNMKLATAGAFPFYEMMNAGINVTIGTDGPASNNSLDIIREMKNAVLLQRHSYWDTRIKAMHVFKATTENGYKLFGIKGGLIKEDYVADLVLFNKYDLYPLKKDRLLSNIVYYATGENVNKIIINGKIIDKKTIKEKIHELAKKLNELI, from the coding sequence TTGGAGGTTTTTAATAAAACGTATACTTTGAAAAATTGCTCCTTCGTAGTAGACTCAGAAAAAGTCCTAGAAAATGTTAACATAGTAATTGATAACGACAAAATAAAAAACGTAGGCAAGGAAATAGAAGGAGATGAAATAGACTGTTCAGAATATGTAGTAACACCTGGTTTTGTTAATTCGCATACTCATTCTGCAATGATCTTCTTAAGAGGATATTACGATGATAGCGAATTACAAGAATGGCTAGATAAAATGTGGGAAAAGGAAAGATCTGCAGGCAAGAACATACTTAGGTTAAGTAGCGAATTAGCAGTACTAGAAATGTTGTCTTCGGGAACTACAGCATTCGTTGACATGTATTTTAATCCGGAAGATATAATAGAGATTTCTCAACAATACGGTATTAGGGCTGCCGCAGGTTATACTTTCTTAGATAAAATCTTTGACCCGGAGGAAGTAGCAAAAATGCAAAGAAGACTTCGCGAGACTAACCTATTTAAACCAATAATTAATGTGCACAGCATATACGCAGTAAACGAAAAAACATTACTTTTAGCAAAAGATCTAGCTGAAGAACAAAACACTTGGATAAATATACACTTATCAGAAACTAGGAAAGAAATTTATGAGACAAAATTAAGAAAAGGAAAATTTCCAGTAGAGTATTTGCGCTCTTTGGGGATAACAAAGTTCCAAGCAGTCCATTTAGGTTGGGTAGCTAGTTGGGAAATAGATATGTTGAAGGATTCTGTTGCAGTAACTCATTGCCCAACATCTAACATGAAATTGGCAACGGCAGGAGCGTTTCCATTCTATGAAATGATGAACGCAGGAATTAATGTTACAATAGGCACTGACGGTCCTGCAAGCAATAATTCTTTGGATATCATAAGGGAAATGAAAAACGCAGTATTATTACAACGCCACTCCTATTGGGACACAAGAATAAAGGCCATGCATGTATTTAAAGCTACTACAGAAAATGGATATAAATTATTTGGAATTAAAGGCGGATTAATAAAAGAGGATTATGTAGCTGACTTAGTGCTGTTTAATAAGTACGACTTGTATCCACTAAAAAAAGATAGGTTGTTATCAAATATAGTTTATTATGCCACTGGAGAGAATGTAAATAAAATAATCATAAATGGAAAGATAATAGATAAGAAGACCATAAAAGAAAAGATTCACGAACTAGCAAAAAAATTAAATGAACTCATTTAA
- a CDS encoding class I SAM-dependent methyltransferase has product MRFICPYDGTPVNDKLECGKGHKFMYHDGIYDFLVNSDVKGDKLLERIAPIYDKIWAPLGFFLTSFYSYNKIFKDAGEFLSSQSFLDIGTGPGIIFKYVKCEYCVGLDISTKFLSILKKKFSHVIAVRADAISLPIESASMDSVSSFLVLHMLSNPSLAIKEISRVLKPNGRCEILVLVKSNFISSFLSKWWKIELRHKDYYLSAIRENKLTLLESKKYGPWLLLKCKKTN; this is encoded by the coding sequence ATGAGATTTATTTGCCCCTACGATGGAACTCCAGTTAATGATAAGTTAGAATGCGGGAAAGGACATAAGTTTATGTATCATGATGGAATATACGATTTCCTAGTAAATTCAGACGTTAAGGGAGATAAGTTACTGGAGCGAATTGCTCCTATCTACGATAAAATTTGGGCACCTTTAGGGTTTTTCTTAACTTCTTTTTATTCATATAATAAAATATTCAAGGATGCAGGTGAATTTTTATCTTCTCAAAGCTTTCTTGACATAGGTACTGGTCCAGGAATAATATTCAAGTATGTTAAATGTGAATATTGTGTAGGTCTTGATATTTCTACAAAATTTCTTTCAATTCTAAAGAAGAAATTTTCTCATGTTATAGCAGTAAGGGCTGATGCGATTTCTCTACCTATAGAATCTGCCTCTATGGATTCTGTATCGTCTTTTCTAGTCTTGCACATGTTAAGTAATCCTTCTCTAGCAATAAAGGAAATTTCCAGAGTCTTGAAGCCTAATGGTAGGTGCGAAATTTTGGTTTTGGTCAAAAGTAATTTCATTTCGAGTTTCTTATCTAAATGGTGGAAGATAGAATTAAGGCATAAGGATTACTATTTATCTGCAATTAGGGAAAATAAACTTACTTTACTTGAGAGTAAAAAATATGGACCTTGGCTTCTTTTAAAATGTAAAAAAACTAATTAA
- a CDS encoding TatD family hydrolase has product MLIDIHAHLNSDELKDKIDEILSKCSIKIINAGVDLDSDIETLELARKYKDIIYPAIGFHPEYIEKAEKEVDKILPLIDKAIAISEVGLDYYWIKDEKLRKKEIEVLSAFLEIGEKSRKPVILHIRGGMNDFLQLVSSYKLTFIIHAFEGSIKIARKILDLGGYLSFPPIIVRDKLRRQIAKEVPIDRLFTETDSPFLGPEKGKMNEPCNVNITLDELSIIKGLSKDEIEKQIEKNFYRVFIQ; this is encoded by the coding sequence ATGCTCATTGATATTCATGCTCACTTAAATTCTGATGAACTTAAAGATAAGATAGATGAGATTTTATCCAAATGTAGTATAAAAATAATAAACGCTGGAGTAGATTTAGATAGCGACATAGAAACTCTAGAACTAGCAAGAAAATATAAAGACATTATATACCCTGCAATAGGATTTCATCCAGAATATATAGAGAAGGCGGAGAAAGAAGTTGATAAAATATTGCCCTTAATAGATAAGGCGATAGCAATAAGCGAAGTAGGACTAGATTACTACTGGATAAAGGATGAAAAACTGAGAAAAAAGGAAATAGAAGTACTATCTGCTTTCTTAGAAATAGGAGAAAAGAGCAGAAAACCAGTAATATTACACATAAGAGGTGGAATGAACGACTTTCTTCAGTTAGTATCTTCATATAAATTAACTTTCATAATTCATGCATTCGAAGGTAGTATAAAAATAGCGAGAAAGATTCTAGACCTTGGAGGATATTTATCTTTCCCACCAATTATAGTAAGAGATAAGCTAAGAAGACAAATCGCAAAAGAAGTGCCCATAGATAGATTATTCACTGAAACGGATTCGCCATTTTTAGGACCAGAAAAAGGAAAGATGAATGAACCATGCAATGTTAACATAACGCTAGATGAATTATCTATAATTAAAGGATTGAGCAAGGATGAAATAGAAAAGCAGATTGAGAAAAATTTTTACAGAGTCTTCATACAATAA
- a CDS encoding AbrB/MazE/SpoVT family DNA-binding domain-containing protein: protein MADVEEIVKVSRNYQVTIPAKIRQKFQIKEGDLVKVVFDEKENAVKITLLKEPWK, encoded by the coding sequence ATGGCAGACGTAGAAGAAATTGTAAAAGTAAGTAGAAACTACCAGGTTACAATTCCCGCTAAAATAAGGCAGAAGTTCCAAATAAAGGAAGGCGATCTAGTTAAAGTAGTATTCGACGAAAAAGAGAATGCAGTAAAGATAACACTACTTAAGGAACCTTGGAAGTAA
- a CDS encoding molybdopterin molybdotransferase MoeA, translating to MMLIPLEEARKIIEETEFPKPSVREVDLLDSVGKIVAEDIISIEDIPERDLSAMDGYAIRSEDFGKKLKVVGSLFPSSKEVPKINEGEAFYVTTGAPIPEGADAVCRVEATKREGDYVIIGEKVHKGKDIRPKGEDIKKGEKILNKGEKITPYHLGILAYEKIYKIKVLNISFAVFANGDELSPFHSNGEKVDSITPILIPLLSSFGNVTYLGVAKDNPDDVEKFIEKASSFDFIISIGGSSVGEKDYVKRVIEKKGGKLLFEGVSVNVLKRGSVGLINGKPILILPGQVVSAITVFHEHGLHIISRMIGKEIRKFEEIELGEEIEIRHNMDSTFLFENKGGKAHPLRWGVGLYSELYKAYWFGVLKRGRKYERGEKILLQRLL from the coding sequence TTGATGCTTATCCCTTTAGAAGAAGCTAGAAAAATTATCGAGGAAACCGAATTTCCCAAGCCTTCTGTAAGAGAAGTTGATTTACTAGACTCAGTAGGTAAAATTGTAGCAGAAGATATTATTTCAATAGAAGACATCCCAGAGAGAGACTTATCTGCAATGGACGGATATGCAATAAGAAGCGAGGATTTTGGAAAGAAATTGAAGGTCGTTGGTTCTCTTTTTCCGTCAAGTAAGGAAGTACCTAAAATTAATGAAGGAGAAGCATTTTACGTAACTACTGGAGCCCCAATACCTGAAGGAGCAGATGCAGTATGTAGAGTTGAAGCAACTAAGAGAGAAGGAGATTACGTAATTATAGGAGAAAAAGTTCACAAAGGAAAGGATATAAGACCTAAAGGAGAAGATATCAAAAAAGGAGAAAAAATACTTAATAAAGGAGAAAAAATAACTCCTTATCATTTAGGAATTTTAGCATACGAGAAAATATACAAAATAAAGGTGCTTAACATAAGCTTTGCTGTATTTGCAAACGGAGATGAACTTTCGCCTTTTCATTCTAATGGTGAAAAAGTAGATTCAATAACACCAATTCTAATTCCTTTGTTATCATCTTTTGGTAATGTAACATATCTTGGTGTAGCTAAGGACAATCCAGACGATGTAGAAAAATTCATCGAAAAAGCTTCTTCGTTTGATTTTATAATATCTATTGGTGGGTCTTCGGTAGGTGAAAAGGATTATGTGAAGAGAGTTATTGAAAAGAAAGGAGGAAAATTACTTTTTGAAGGCGTTTCAGTAAACGTACTAAAGAGAGGCAGTGTTGGTTTAATAAACGGAAAACCAATCTTAATCTTACCAGGGCAAGTAGTTTCTGCAATAACTGTATTTCATGAACATGGATTGCATATAATTTCTAGGATGATAGGGAAGGAAATAAGAAAATTTGAGGAAATAGAACTTGGAGAAGAAATAGAAATAAGACACAATATGGATTCTACATTCTTGTTCGAAAACAAAGGCGGAAAAGCCCATCCATTAAGATGGGGGGTAGGACTTTACAGTGAGTTATACAAAGCGTATTGGTTTGGTGTTCTAAAGAGAGGAAGAAAATATGAAAGAGGAGAAAAAATCCTCTTGCAAAGACTTCTTTGA
- a CDS encoding oxidase codes for MDKKERWELAWTIFVIVLFAIVIAGTLPEDFVVGGVPSVERCLVGVPTSKIIDVHITSYQYLFKINESGGGIISDELGSPYYYNLIIGHPGEYLNITMTSADVTSNFYFADYSDRVVTDQIVPGLVEYDVLPVPNITGAYAFLGGEYNGPWFSYQTGLLLSLPYSGYFTSGNITAYEKQTSVAQSVALKGDPYNPPIIGPSTSFYLVGNQCGIFNDTVPGPTLITYAHKTVTVKMYMPTPDDDRNYLYNYSVNGTAYPVTSVYVGIYAIWWNGTITLVKQVPISYGTTMCFTFNATAPAYLYGIITPVYYNYNPCGLSTKLGDLIGIQKGYIMGAWGVILVECD; via the coding sequence ATGGACAAAAAGGAAAGATGGGAATTAGCCTGGACAATATTTGTAATAGTTTTATTTGCAATCGTAATAGCAGGAACTTTACCTGAAGATTTTGTAGTAGGTGGAGTTCCCTCAGTAGAAAGATGTCTAGTGGGAGTTCCTACATCTAAAATTATCGACGTTCATATTACCTCGTACCAGTACCTATTCAAGATAAATGAAAGCGGTGGTGGAATAATATCGGATGAACTAGGAAGTCCTTATTACTATAATCTAATAATAGGACATCCTGGAGAGTACTTAAATATAACAATGACCTCAGCGGACGTAACTTCTAACTTCTATTTTGCAGACTATTCTGATAGAGTAGTGACAGACCAAATAGTTCCAGGTTTAGTCGAATATGACGTATTACCAGTTCCAAATATAACTGGGGCTTATGCATTCTTAGGAGGAGAATACAACGGACCTTGGTTCAGCTATCAAACAGGATTACTCTTAAGTTTGCCATATAGCGGATATTTCACTTCAGGAAATATAACAGCGTATGAGAAGCAAACTTCAGTTGCACAGAGTGTGGCATTAAAGGGAGACCCGTATAATCCACCAATAATTGGGCCTTCAACATCCTTCTATTTAGTAGGAAATCAATGTGGAATATTTAACGATACTGTGCCAGGCCCTACGTTAATAACTTATGCCCATAAGACTGTCACTGTTAAAATGTATATGCCAACTCCAGATGACGATAGGAATTACTTATACAATTATTCCGTAAATGGAACAGCTTATCCAGTAACTTCAGTATATGTAGGAATATATGCGATATGGTGGAATGGTACAATTACTTTAGTAAAGCAAGTTCCAATATCTTATGGAACTACAATGTGCTTCACTTTTAACGCTACTGCGCCAGCATACTTATACGGAATAATAACTCCAGTATACTATAACTATAATCCTTGTGGCTTAAGTACTAAGCTTGGAGACCTAATAGGAATACAGAAAGGATATATTATGGGTGCATGGGGAGTAATATTAGTGGAGTGTGATTAA
- a CDS encoding diphthine--ammonia ligase, whose amino-acid sequence MKVCVLYSGGKDSTYALHWAVFKGFEVISLLTLLPKREDSWMFQYPNVEYTKYQAEVMGINIIQMPTSGEKNNELEDLYVAFKKCKDLGAQGIVTGALLSDYQRLNANIIAEKLSLKTYSPLWRKDQEKYMYELIDEGFEFIITSTSAYGFPHELLGKVIKREDVDLIIRRAREYGFNPAFEGGEAETFVTYAPLFKRRLKVFGEIKRLGEDNWRFLIKRIL is encoded by the coding sequence ATGAAAGTTTGCGTATTATACTCTGGAGGAAAAGATAGCACATACGCCTTACATTGGGCAGTATTTAAAGGTTTCGAAGTAATATCTTTACTTACTCTCCTGCCCAAAAGAGAAGACTCTTGGATGTTTCAATATCCTAATGTCGAATATACTAAATATCAAGCTGAAGTCATGGGGATAAATATTATTCAAATGCCGACCTCGGGTGAAAAGAACAACGAACTTGAGGATTTATACGTTGCTTTTAAAAAATGCAAAGATTTAGGAGCTCAAGGCATTGTAACGGGGGCCTTGCTTTCTGATTATCAAAGACTTAATGCTAATATTATAGCTGAAAAACTATCATTGAAAACTTATTCTCCATTGTGGAGAAAAGATCAGGAAAAATACATGTACGAACTTATAGATGAGGGATTCGAGTTCATAATTACTTCTACCTCTGCTTATGGTTTTCCTCACGAACTTTTAGGAAAGGTAATAAAGAGAGAGGACGTAGATCTAATAATAAGGAGAGCAAGAGAATATGGCTTTAATCCTGCATTTGAAGGTGGAGAAGCTGAAACTTTCGTTACTTATGCACCGTTATTTAAAAGAAGATTAAAAGTATTTGGCGAAATAAAAAGATTAGGAGAGGATAATTGGAGGTTTTTAATAAAACGTATACTTTGA
- a CDS encoding CBS domain-containing protein, producing MQINGSKIISISCESTIDEAIFFMARNNIRRIVIYCNNKIYGIFTVDEALRNLLFKSEARLRDVELKKAVKIPSTDIIHIVKSMVENNVDSVIYDDKIITEKDVVFSYHFPKEVDVNNIAKDALNIPPYTNLISAIEIMVKNHIRHLPVIEKEPIGMLSARDIIYYYAQKYTVDVPVMEVMNPHLICVDENYSMSEAVKVMKEYNIGSLCVNKNKIVTLKDFIRYIFTTFQIK from the coding sequence TTGCAGATTAATGGATCAAAAATAATTTCAATAAGTTGTGAAAGCACTATAGATGAAGCAATATTTTTTATGGCGAGAAACAATATAAGGAGAATTGTAATTTACTGTAATAATAAAATTTATGGAATTTTTACTGTTGATGAAGCATTAAGAAATTTACTATTTAAAAGCGAAGCTAGGTTAAGAGATGTGGAATTGAAGAAGGCAGTAAAAATACCTTCTACAGATATTATACATATAGTTAAATCGATGGTTGAGAATAATGTTGACTCAGTTATTTATGATGATAAGATAATAACTGAGAAAGATGTTGTATTTTCTTACCACTTTCCTAAGGAAGTAGATGTAAACAATATAGCTAAGGATGCATTAAATATACCGCCCTATACTAACTTAATTTCGGCTATTGAAATAATGGTTAAAAATCATATAAGACATTTACCAGTAATTGAGAAAGAACCAATAGGAATGCTTTCAGCTAGGGATATAATTTATTACTATGCACAGAAATACACGGTAGACGTACCAGTAATGGAAGTGATGAATCCACATCTTATATGTGTTGATGAAAACTATTCAATGAGTGAAGCTGTAAAGGTGATGAAAGAATATAATATTGGAAGTCTTTGCGTAAATAAGAATAAAATAGTTACTTTAAAGGATTTTATACGATATATATTTACCACCTTTCAGATAAAGTAA
- the mobB gene encoding molybdopterin-guanine dinucleotide biosynthesis protein B — translation MACVFQIVGKKDSGKTTTILEVIKELKRKRKDLIIAVVKHSHHVIDDENKDTFKFKKEGADLVIFHSNDCALFFDCKDFDYLSLFPADIILIEGFKDLNLGDKFEIRSPEEAKEIAENISKKAEGCISYPNIEINGEKAQKSLLTFFLYTIMKKYGIKEIRIAD, via the coding sequence ATGGCATGCGTTTTTCAGATAGTTGGTAAGAAAGATTCAGGGAAAACTACAACTATTCTTGAAGTAATAAAGGAATTAAAACGCAAAAGAAAAGACTTAATAATAGCAGTAGTAAAGCACTCTCACCACGTTATTGATGATGAAAATAAAGATACTTTTAAGTTTAAGAAAGAGGGGGCAGACTTAGTAATCTTCCATAGTAATGATTGTGCATTATTCTTTGATTGTAAAGACTTTGATTATCTCTCGTTATTCCCTGCAGATATTATACTTATTGAAGGATTTAAGGATTTAAACCTAGGTGATAAATTTGAAATAAGATCTCCAGAAGAAGCCAAGGAGATTGCTGAAAATATATCCAAAAAAGCTGAAGGATGTATAAGTTACCCCAATATAGAGATTAATGGAGAAAAGGCTCAAAAGTCTTTGCTTACATTCTTCTTATATACAATTATGAAAAAATATGGAATAAAGGAGATTAGAATTGCAGATTAA
- the lrs14 gene encoding HTH-type transcriptional regulator Lrs14: protein MEQSQISGSRIKLPSGKDAGLVDILSFCYGLSETDVQVLMALMKGDARGTEELESDLKLSKASINRSLNKLLEMALVMRIKEPGNKAGRPRYLYKAKDYNELKSKILQDIKDCSDKMASLVESEFKP from the coding sequence ATGGAGCAAAGTCAGATAAGTGGATCAAGAATAAAGTTACCATCTGGAAAAGATGCAGGGTTGGTAGATATATTGTCATTTTGCTACGGACTTTCAGAAACTGACGTACAAGTATTAATGGCACTAATGAAAGGAGATGCAAGAGGAACTGAAGAACTTGAGAGCGACTTAAAGCTTTCCAAGGCATCAATTAACAGAAGTCTAAATAAGCTTTTAGAAATGGCATTAGTAATGAGGATTAAGGAACCAGGAAATAAGGCAGGAAGGCCAAGATACCTTTATAAGGCAAAGGATTACAACGAGCTAAAGTCTAAGATTTTACAAGATATTAAGGACTGTTCAGATAAGATGGCATCACTAGTTGAAAGTGAGTTTAAACCTTAA
- the mobA gene encoding molybdenum cofactor guanylyltransferase, translating to MKEEKKSSCKDFFDAIILAGGESRRFGTDKCSFEIDGKTMLQRVAENFERPIIVTRIPRNCGIEIIDEGIGPIRALEIAVKRIEKDKVFVTGCDFPFLKRRVVEYICSKDYEIAMPLLEYPQPLLGCYNTRFLKNNISKVNSLQELIGIANSAYLIGTEEIKMIDLSLDSLRNINRLTDFYTKVKIFTKSKILLR from the coding sequence ATGAAAGAGGAGAAAAAATCCTCTTGCAAAGACTTCTTTGATGCAATAATATTAGCTGGAGGAGAATCAAGGAGATTTGGAACCGATAAATGCTCCTTTGAAATAGATGGAAAAACAATGCTACAAAGAGTTGCTGAAAACTTTGAGAGGCCTATAATTGTTACTAGAATTCCAAGAAATTGCGGAATAGAAATAATAGATGAAGGTATAGGACCAATAAGAGCTTTGGAAATTGCAGTTAAAAGAATTGAAAAAGATAAAGTTTTTGTAACGGGATGCGATTTTCCTTTTCTTAAAAGAAGAGTTGTAGAATATATCTGCAGCAAGGATTATGAGATCGCAATGCCTTTATTGGAGTATCCGCAACCACTTTTAGGCTGCTATAATACGAGATTCTTGAAAAATAATATTTCAAAAGTTAACTCTCTCCAAGAGTTAATAGGCATTGCAAATAGCGCTTATTTAATTGGAACTGAAGAAATAAAAATGATAGATTTAAGCCTTGATTCTTTACGAAATATTAATAGATTAACTGATTTCTACACAAAAGTAAAAATTTTTACTAAATCTAAAATTTTATTAAGATAA